The proteins below come from a single Pedobacter aquae genomic window:
- a CDS encoding septal ring lytic transglycosylase RlpA family protein: protein MKVLLLLSAFLLINFSNSFSNDKEKNLIQKQVRATYYASKFVGRKTSSGQVYTHDKFTAAHKTLPFGTEVTVVNPRNGKSVVVVVNDRGPFGKGLAIDLSQSAAREIGIIGQGIATVEISYSLPEAE from the coding sequence ATGAAAGTTTTACTCCTTTTAAGTGCGTTTTTACTGATAAATTTCAGCAATTCTTTTAGTAATGATAAAGAGAAAAATCTCATACAAAAGCAGGTAAGAGCTACCTATTATGCTAGTAAATTTGTTGGTAGAAAAACCAGTAGCGGGCAAGTTTACACTCATGATAAATTTACTGCGGCACACAAAACCCTACCTTTTGGTACCGAGGTTACAGTTGTAAATCCCAGAAATGGAAAATCTGTTGTAGTTGTTGTAAATGATAGAGGACCTTTTGGTAAAGGCTTAGCTATTGATTTATCACAATCTGCCGCAAGAGAGATTGGAATTATAGGGCAGGGAATAGCTACTGTTGAAATTTCATACTCCTT